One Serpentinicella alkaliphila DNA segment encodes these proteins:
- a CDS encoding PilW family protein — MKWIINRKGFTLIELIVSLTLGIVILTIVLNHFSFVYKNIYNKYDYIVHMRNTRFALNYIEKRLRDVDQSTIVYHSNLKAFEGYTSSGVSRWIDLSGYMRNSAFIYFNRPTRQLRVNMNSENNVLVPFVYDVAVREIGNNNVVEIEVYASEIDYSVKSRFHIGTINR, encoded by the coding sequence GTGAAGTGGATTATTAATAGAAAAGGGTTTACCCTAATTGAACTTATTGTTTCATTAACTCTGGGTATAGTTATTTTAACTATTGTTCTAAATCATTTTTCCTTTGTTTACAAAAATATCTATAATAAATATGATTATATCGTTCATATGCGAAACACTAGATTTGCCTTAAATTATATTGAAAAAAGACTTAGAGATGTGGATCAATCAACAATAGTTTATCATAGTAATTTAAAAGCCTTTGAAGGCTATACTAGTTCTGGTGTAAGTAGGTGGATAGACCTTAGTGGATATATGAGAAATAGTGCATTCATTTACTTTAATAGGCCTACTAGACAACTAAGGGTAAATATGAACAGTGAAAATAATGTTTTAGTGCCTTTTGTTTATGATGTAGCAGTAAGAGAGATTGGTAATAATAATGTTGTAGAAATTGAAGTCTATGCCAGTGAAATAGATTACTCTGTTAAGAGTAGATTTCATATAGGCACTATAAATAGGTAA
- a CDS encoding late competence development ComFB family protein gives MPVKNHMEDVVNFLMPNIMKNFEGQLCQCERCIADIKALALNELEPRYFTSDTGQVFFKVKEMSIQFETDVTRAVLLAIDKVKNYPKHN, from the coding sequence ATGCCAGTTAAAAATCATATGGAAGATGTAGTGAACTTTTTGATGCCAAATATTATGAAAAATTTTGAAGGACAGCTTTGTCAATGTGAAAGGTGCATTGCAGATATTAAGGCCTTAGCACTAAATGAACTTGAACCTAGATATTTTACTTCTGACACAGGACAGGTGTTTTTTAAAGTTAAAGAAATGTCTATTCAGTTTGAAACAGACGTAACTAGAGCAGTTTTGTTAGCAATAGATAAAGTTAAAAATTATCCAAAACATAATTAA
- a CDS encoding type II secretion system protein, giving the protein MFNNSRGFTIIELICVICILGIVTTLFVSINIKARDSFALKNTSYEIRNALQLAQQLSIDECQAYRFEIIGRDYIVKQDFLTGRVVLRKNLLDGINICPTSNQYVTFNRNGVTTYSSFTFKNKLGKGVRIETLIGTGRVQIINI; this is encoded by the coding sequence ATGTTTAATAATAGTAGAGGATTTACAATAATTGAATTAATATGTGTTATATGTATTCTTGGAATAGTGACGACTCTATTTGTTTCTATAAATATTAAAGCCAGAGATAGCTTTGCTCTTAAAAATACTTCTTATGAGATTCGGAATGCATTGCAGCTTGCACAACAACTAAGTATAGATGAGTGTCAGGCATATAGGTTTGAGATAATTGGTAGAGATTATATTGTTAAACAGGATTTTTTGACAGGACGGGTAGTTTTAAGGAAGAACTTATTAGATGGAATTAATATATGTCCTACCTCTAATCAATATGTGACCTTTAATCGTAATGGAGTAACTACATACAGTAGTTTTACATTTAAAAATAAGTTGGGTAAGGGAGTTAGAATAGAGACTTTAATTGGGACCGGAAGGGTACAAATTATTAATATATAG
- a CDS encoding CD1247 N-terminal domain-containing protein — MSHLHENVAYLRGLAEGLKLNENSKNAKLILNIIDTLEDFAEVIDEVLEEQRNLSEYIETIDEDLAEVEEDIYEDEDFEDDEDEEIDYLEIECPTCERTFYVDEDILYDDEDADKVICPNCEEVVDIDDLEIEYHEHEGCCCSHHFDDEDTCTVIEEDEE; from the coding sequence ATGTCACATTTACATGAAAACGTAGCATACTTAAGAGGCTTAGCAGAGGGGTTAAAACTAAACGAGAACTCTAAAAATGCAAAACTAATCCTTAACATTATCGACACTTTAGAAGATTTCGCTGAAGTTATTGATGAGGTATTAGAGGAGCAAAGAAATTTATCTGAGTATATTGAAACTATCGATGAGGATTTAGCTGAAGTAGAAGAAGATATTTATGAAGATGAAGATTTCGAAGATGATGAAGATGAAGAAATTGACTACTTAGAAATAGAATGTCCAACATGCGAAAGAACATTTTATGTTGATGAAGACATTTTATATGATGACGAAGATGCAGATAAGGTAATTTGCCCTAACTGCGAAGAAGTTGTTGACATAGACGACCTAGAAATAGAATACCATGAGCATGAAGGATGCTGCTGTTCACATCACTTTGATGATGAAGACACATGTACAGTAATCGAAGAAGACGAAGAATAA
- the aroQ gene encoding type II 3-dehydroquinate dehydratase — protein MEKYIVIHGPNLNLLGTREPEIYGNVTLDQINKMLYQEAKKFDIELEIYQSNFEGEIIDTIHKNRECAGIVINPAAYTHYSIAILDAIKGVTAPVVEVHLSNIHQREEFREKSVTAKGCIGQISGFGAFSYILGLKAIMNHTRNIQY, from the coding sequence ATGGAAAAGTATATTGTTATTCATGGTCCTAATTTAAATTTATTAGGTACTAGAGAACCTGAAATATATGGCAATGTAACGTTAGATCAAATTAATAAAATGCTTTATCAGGAAGCTAAAAAATTTGATATAGAATTAGAGATATATCAATCAAATTTTGAGGGTGAAATAATTGATACTATTCACAAAAACAGGGAGTGTGCAGGTATTGTTATAAATCCTGCGGCCTATACTCATTATAGTATAGCTATTTTAGATGCGATAAAGGGAGTAACTGCACCGGTTGTTGAAGTGCATTTAAGTAATATACATCAAAGAGAAGAATTTAGAGAAAAAAGTGTTACCGCCAAGGGGTGTATCGGACAAATATCTGGTTTTGGTGCATTTAGTTATATATTGGGATTAAAGGCTATTATGAACCATACTAGAAATATTCAATATTAG
- the efp gene encoding elongation factor P: MISAGDFRKGMTFVLNNEPYVVIDFQHVKPGKGAAFVRTKYKNLKTGSTREEAFNPNDKFPRAHIETKEMQYLYNDGDLYYFMDNETFEQFPLTFEEVEGAIKFLKENDSAVIKFYQGKAFQVDPPTFVELKIIETEPGIKGDTASNVTKSAKVETGAVVHVPLFVNEGDVIRIDTRTEEYMSRV, translated from the coding sequence ATGATATCAGCTGGTGATTTTAGAAAGGGTATGACTTTTGTATTAAACAATGAACCTTATGTAGTAATTGATTTCCAACACGTTAAACCTGGTAAAGGTGCAGCGTTTGTTAGAACTAAATACAAAAATCTTAAAACAGGATCTACAAGAGAAGAAGCTTTCAACCCTAATGATAAATTTCCTAGGGCTCATATTGAAACTAAGGAAATGCAATATCTATACAATGATGGAGATCTTTACTACTTCATGGATAATGAAACATTTGAGCAATTTCCATTAACATTCGAGGAAGTTGAAGGGGCAATTAAGTTCTTAAAAGAGAATGATAGCGCAGTAATCAAATTCTATCAAGGAAAAGCATTCCAAGTTGATCCTCCAACCTTTGTTGAGTTAAAAATTATTGAGACAGAGCCTGGAATTAAAGGTGACACTGCTTCTAACGTTACTAAATCTGCTAAAGTTGAAACTGGTGCAGTAGTACACGTACCTCTTTTCGTAAATGAAGGGGATGTAATCCGTATAGATACAAGAACAGAAGAGTACATGTCAAGAGTATAA
- a CDS encoding M24 family metallopeptidase: MGLSRAKEVLVEMDLDAILISKPENRLYVSNFTGSTGNVLILKDKTYFLTDFRYIEQAQKQCIGIEIVEVTKDKTLEDFILSKKITKLGIEDMFVTYQQFTDLSSKLEGIQLIELGQAINKLRMIKTEEEIDSIRTAAAIADKGFEFILPLIKPGKTELELALELEFFMRKNGAAKNSFDFIVASGVRSSLPHGKASNKVIEEGDFITFDFGCIYNSYCSDMTRTVVIGKANDKQKEIYNIVLESQQTSLQSVKPGLMGKEVDKIARDIITNKGYGEYFGHNLGHGLGLEVHEMPTLGPLGDIVLEPGMIVTVEPGIYLPNFGGVRIEDLVVVTENGYEVLSKSTKELIELNI, encoded by the coding sequence ATGGGATTAAGTAGAGCTAAAGAAGTATTAGTGGAAATGGATTTAGATGCTATTCTAATTTCTAAACCTGAAAATAGATTATATGTATCTAATTTTACTGGATCCACAGGGAATGTTTTAATACTGAAAGATAAAACATATTTTTTAACTGATTTTAGATACATAGAACAGGCTCAAAAACAGTGCATAGGCATTGAAATTGTTGAAGTAACAAAGGATAAAACTCTAGAAGATTTTATTTTAAGTAAAAAAATTACCAAATTAGGTATTGAAGATATGTTTGTGACCTATCAGCAATTTACTGATTTAAGCTCTAAATTAGAGGGTATACAGTTAATTGAGTTGGGACAAGCAATTAATAAATTAAGAATGATTAAGACAGAAGAAGAAATAGATAGTATTAGAACTGCTGCTGCTATTGCGGATAAAGGCTTTGAATTTATTTTACCATTAATTAAACCTGGCAAAACAGAATTAGAGTTAGCTCTAGAGCTGGAGTTTTTTATGAGAAAGAATGGTGCAGCTAAAAATAGCTTTGACTTTATAGTCGCTTCCGGTGTAAGATCATCTCTTCCCCATGGAAAGGCATCTAATAAAGTTATTGAAGAAGGTGACTTTATTACCTTTGATTTTGGATGTATTTATAATAGCTATTGTTCTGATATGACTAGAACAGTAGTAATTGGAAAAGCTAATGATAAGCAAAAAGAAATATATAATATTGTTTTAGAGTCACAACAAACTTCTCTTCAGAGTGTAAAACCTGGCTTAATGGGTAAAGAAGTAGATAAGATAGCAAGGGATATTATAACTAACAAAGGTTATGGAGAATATTTCGGTCATAATCTTGGACATGGTCTTGGATTAGAGGTTCATGAAATGCCGACCTTAGGCCCTCTAGGGGATATTGTGTTAGAGCCAGGAATGATAGTAACAGTTGAACCTGGTATATATTTACCGAACTTCGGTGGAGTAAGAATTGAGGACTTAGTTGTAGTAACTGAAAATGGTTATGAAGTTCTATCTAAATCAACAAAGGAATTAATAGAACTAAATATATAA
- a CDS encoding type IV pilus modification PilV family protein has product MDSKGFTLISVIISLVIVSMLFTGSFQIFDASLKIMKNNNIQYEVARANQSVLEEFKAYVVAEINFEDFSLNPYSVDYISEIIIEPIEDESSLYMGLSSVRGFVGSMYMYRIFFINQILDNSFYYEELPITAEDLLINTNL; this is encoded by the coding sequence ATGGATAGTAAAGGGTTTACACTAATTAGTGTAATTATTTCTCTTGTAATCGTAAGTATGTTGTTTACAGGCTCATTTCAGATTTTTGATGCATCTTTAAAAATTATGAAGAACAACAATATACAATATGAAGTAGCAAGAGCTAATCAGAGCGTCTTAGAAGAGTTTAAAGCCTATGTTGTTGCAGAAATAAACTTTGAGGATTTTAGTTTAAATCCATATAGTGTAGATTATATTAGTGAAATTATTATTGAGCCTATAGAAGATGAGAGTAGCTTATATATGGGTTTATCCAGTGTACGTGGTTTTGTTGGGAGTATGTATATGTATAGAATATTTTTTATTAATCAAATTTTAGATAATAGTTTTTATTATGAGGAATTGCCAATTACAGCTGAGGACTTGCTTATAAATACTAATTTATAA